The window TGATCTGCTGTCGAATCACGGCATCGAGCTCCGCAGATTTGTTCAGGACCAACAACCCTGTCTGAGCCAGAGCCGATTGCTGGCTCGGCGGTAACGGTTTGCCCGCGGCCAGCGCCGTGGCATCCAGCACCATCACGCTGGGTTGCACGGTCAATACGCCCAGCCATGGCGCCTGGTTCAGTTGCTCGATCAGCTGTGCGGGATGCCCAAGCCCGGAGGGCTCAATAAACAGGCGATGCGGCCTGGCCTTGCGCAACAGCCGCCCCAGACCAATCTGAAATGGCGCACCGTTCACGCAACACAGGCAACCACCAGCCACTTCACCAAGTGCGATACCATCGGCGGCCGTGGTCAGCAGCGCGGCATCCAGGCCGATCTGACCGAATTCATTGATCAGGATCGCCCACCGTTCATCCGCCGGTTTCTGAGCCAGCAGGTGTTTGATGAGGCTGGTCTTGCCTGCCCCCAGAGGTCCGCCGATGACGTGGGTGGGGATGTTTTGCAGCATATGGGTCGCTTGTGAGGGTCGCGTTGAAAACCAGGATATTAATCTGTATGCCGCTGTTGCTGGCGGTGCTTTCCAGCCAGGTGTGGGCACAAGCCTGCCTGGTGCACAGTCAGGCCGAGCGCCTGGACGTCAAAGTGTGCCAGC of the Paucimonas lemoignei genome contains:
- the yjiA_3 gene encoding cobalamin synthesis protein/P47K family protein; amino-acid sequence: MLQNIPTHVIGGPLGAGKTSLIKHLLAQKPADERWAILINEFGQIGLDAALLTTAADGIALGEVAGGCLCCVNGAPFQIGLGRLLRKARPHRLFIEPSGLGHPAQLIEQLNQAPWLGVLTVQPSVMVLDATALAAGKPLPPSQQSALAQTGLLVLNKSAELDAVIRQQISEGLPADKQLLWTDQGVMPLAELPGVVHSAEQGGLSVDKLTLPPSLGKIAAVWTDPRQPICLSQVQHEGWSIGWRWHPGQRFSLARIENWLQGVGWQRAKLVIHSADGWFSGNALEGAALNWQASEWRKDSRLELIFASPQDEAELQAQFVACLL